In Bacteroidota bacterium, the following are encoded in one genomic region:
- a CDS encoding DUF421 domain-containing protein — MFHNSILNIVFSSAAVYVFITIAIRIFGKKELAQLSVMDLVFVLLISNAVQNAMVGSDSTLLGGLVAALTLFLIDYLFKYLQYRSRKFTHLMEGEAVVIVYNGRVNDKNMRKVRLTTDELLEAIREHGVSSIKDVNLALLEVDGNISILSDNYQKRSTRHISRGKKQMQKKSL, encoded by the coding sequence ATGTTTCACAATTCCATTTTAAATATCGTATTCAGTTCGGCTGCCGTGTATGTTTTCATTACGATAGCCATCCGCATATTTGGCAAAAAGGAGTTGGCCCAGCTCTCGGTCATGGACCTGGTTTTTGTGTTGCTGATCAGCAATGCGGTGCAGAATGCCATGGTGGGCTCCGATTCCACCCTGCTGGGCGGACTGGTGGCTGCCCTTACCCTGTTTTTGATCGATTATCTTTTCAAGTACCTGCAGTACCGTTCAAGAAAATTCACCCACCTGATGGAAGGCGAAGCTGTTGTGATTGTATACAACGGCAGGGTAAATGATAAGAACATGAGAAAAGTGCGGCTTACTACCGATGAATTGCTGGAAGCCATCCGCGAGCATGGGGTATCAAGCATTAAGGATGTAAATCTGGCCTTGCTAGAAGTTGACGGCAACATAAGCATTCTTTCCGATAATTACCAGAAAAGGTCTACCCGGCATATTTCAAGAGGGAAAAAACAAATGCAAAAGAAATCTTTGTAA